The genome window CGCGAGCTTCACGCGGCCGCGAAGGCGCACGGCGCGCATTTCCTCGACGCTCCGGTTTCGGGCGGACAGGCGGGCGCGGAAAACGGCACGCTCACGGTGATGGTCGGCGGCGACGCGGACGCCTTCGCCAGTGCCGAACCGGTCATCGCCTCGTTCGCACGCGCCGTGAAGCATATAGGGCCGGCGGGCGCGGGCCAGCTCACGAAGATGGTCAATCAGCTCTGCATCGCGGGCGTTGTGCAGGGGCTCGCTGAGGGCATCCACTTCGCGCAGAAGGCGGGGCTCGACGTGCCCGCCGTGATCGACACGATCTCCAAGGGCGCGGCGCAGTCCTGGCAGATGGAAAACCGCTCGAAGACGATGGACGCCGGCCAGTTCGACTTCGGCTTCGCGGTCGACTGGATGCGGAAGGACCTCGCAATCTGTCTCGACGAGGCGCGTAAGAACGGCGCTCATCTGCCGCTCGCCGCGCTTGTCGATCAGTTTTATTCCGAGGTGCAGGCGATGGGCGGCAAGCGCTGGGACACGTCGAGCCTCATTGCGCGGCTGAACCGAAAATAATCGCGCGCACCAAAACGACAACCCAAGGTTTTTCCGTTATAATATAACCCAC of Rhodomicrobium vannielii ATCC 17100 contains these proteins:
- a CDS encoding NAD(P)-dependent oxidoreductase, with protein sequence MSKVAFIGLGVMGYPMAGHISKRGHDVTVFNRTAAKAAKWVAEFGGQHAPTPAEAAKGADFVFSCVGNDNDLREVTTAPDGAYGALKPGAIFIDNTTDSADVARELHAAAKAHGAHFLDAPVSGGQAGAENGTLTVMVGGDADAFASAEPVIASFARAVKHIGPAGAGQLTKMVNQLCIAGVVQGLAEGIHFAQKAGLDVPAVIDTISKGAAQSWQMENRSKTMDAGQFDFGFAVDWMRKDLAICLDEARKNGAHLPLAALVDQFYSEVQAMGGKRWDTSSLIARLNRK